One candidate division WOR-3 bacterium genomic window, TAATATTGTTGAAGATATCATAGAGTATATGAAAGAATCCAAAAAAGTGGAGTTGATATCTGGTTGTGGCTCTTATAGAAGGATGAAAGAGACAGTGGGGGATATTGACATACTGGTTGTTGGAGAAGACGGCGCTAAGTTAATTGAACATTTCACAAAATTTCCATCTGTTACTGATGTTTTGGCCTCTGGAGATACTAAGGGCTCTGTAATTGTCGAAGGTAAGTATCAGGTTGATATGAGGGTAGTAGGGAGGGAATCATGGGGTGCTGCATTGCAGTATTTTACCGGTTCAAAGAATCACAACATTAAGTTGAGGACTATTGCGAAGGCTAAAGGGTTGAAAATATCGGAGTATGGGGTATTTAGAGAGGAAAAGCTTATAGCAGGTGCAGAAGAGGAAGATGTTTATAAATCCCTCGGGTTACCATGGATACCCCCGGAATTGAGAGAAGATCAGGGGGAAATTGAGGCTGCAATGAGTGGTGATCTGCCGGTTTTATTGGGGTATAACGAAGTAAAGGGTGATCTCCATGTCCATTCAAATTACTCCGACGGAACTTCATCCCTTGAGGAACTGGTGGAGTTTGCGAGGAAAATGGGGTATCAATATTTGGGTATATGCGACCATTCGAGGTCAGCTAAGTATGCTGGTGGTTTAGAAATCGATGAGCTTAGAGAAAGAAATAGAGAAATTGATAGAATAAACAAGTCCTTCAAGGATTTCGTTTTATTGAAAGGCGCTGAGGTAGATATTCTGAGTGATGGTCAATTAGACTATCCAGATGAAGTACTTAGGGAACTTGACTTCGTTGTTGCTTCTATACACATATGGAAGAAAAATGAAGATGCGACTCAAAGAATTATAAAGGCTATGGAAAATCCTTATGTAACAATAATTGGTCATCCAACTGGGAGACTCATAGGACAGAGGGAAGGCTATCACGTGGATATCGATACAATTATCGATAAAGCTGTAGAAACGAAAACCTTTTTAGAGATGAATGCCTACTATGAAAGGCTGGACTTTAATGACGTTAATGCGAGGAAGGCTAAAGAAAAAGGGGCATTGCTTGTTATTAATACAGATGCCCACCACGTTGGGCAACTTCCGATGATAAGACTTGGTATAGGACAGGCGAGAAGGGCATGGCTCGGTCCACAAGATGTGGTGAACACAAGGAATCTTTCAGAAGTTGTGGAGTTGTTGAAGATTAAATTTAAATAAGGTATTCCGCTGGATCTATTCCATATTTCCAGGGGGATTCGACTTTCACAATTTCAATTTCTGATTGGCTCAAATCGAGCGTTCTGTGCCTTTGGTCTTTACCCTCTGCGTCTTTTATAACGAGCACTACTGGCTTGTGGAGCTTTTCGGGGTCCTGGGGTTGCCCTACCACGAGTCCCCATTCACCCGTAGACAGGAAAACAAGACTTCCCATTGGGTATAAACCAAGTAAGTTTATGAAATGTTTCGATAAAAGGGGATCAAAAAGTTTTCCAGAATATTTTACAAGATAGGCAATAGCTTCTGCTGGTGACATAGGAATTGGGTTGTAAAACCTCGGTGTAGTAACCGCATCGTAAAAATCTGCGATCTGAATGATCCTTGAATACAGTGATATGCCATTTTTGATAAAATCAGGATAACCTGAGCCATCATATCCTTTTTGATGTTCTAAGATTGAAAGTAATATGGGTGCGGTTTCTTCTGAAAGCCCCATTAAGTCAAGAGTGATTCTAAACCCGTTGATAGGATGAGTTCTTACAATTTTCCATTCTTCTTCAGTAAGAAGTGATTCTTTTTTAAGAATGTTTCTTGGAATGTTTATCATCCCAATATCATGAAGCAAAGCTGCCTGACCTAATTTCAGTAATTCTTTACTTTTTAAACCGATACGGACTCCAAGGGAAAGGGCAAGGATTGCCGTGTTAACAGAGTGGTTATAAAGAAAGTCATCATAATTTTTTACCACCGTTAGTCCAAGAAGCAGACTCTCAGAGGTTTTTAGTGTATCGATGAGATAAAGAACTCCGACGGTGAATTTGGTGTAACTTGGTTTAGACAGACTCCCTTGTGTGGAGAGATTTTTAACTAAATTTATCGTTTCGAAGTAAACTTGTTTTACTCTCTTTTTAGGATCTACTATTTCAGTAGGTTGAACGAGCATGGGAAGTATTTTTATAGACATAATCCCCATGCTGGCGAGATTTTCTTTCAGGTTCTCGTATTTTAGACCCTCTTTGGAAAGTTGTTCAAAAAATGTTCCCAACTCTTGCTTGGTAAAGTTACGACTGATTTTTAGCCCTCCAATTTCTTTTTCTTTGAATAGATCGACTATTTGCTTAATAACAGGGAAATTGGTAGAGGATATTTTGAGCCTTTCGCCCATGATATATATATGCAATCCTCTAAGGACTATGTTGAATTCCTCTGACTGTTTAAGTGCCTCGGAAAGTATTTCGAACAATTCGTCCAGGCTTTTTTCGCTGACATTGTGTTTACTACCATAAAGTTTCACATTGTTATATGCAGCCAAAAGCTTTACTAAGATTCTGTTTAAATAGTTTTCATCGAAGAGCGCCATCCTTTACTCCTTAAATTGTTTTAATGCCTCTGAGCACATTTCTCTAATCTTATTATCTTTTGTTTTTTTGACAGCCTCAATGAGGAGCAGGTAAACTTTTCTTTTGTTTGATTCTACCATAGAGTTTACGAGAAACTGGATTGTCTCATAGTATTTTTTTGCTTTTGTAATCTTATTCAATAGGGATAAATTTTGGGTAAGGATGTTTCTGACGGTTTCTTCAACTGCAGGGTAATCGATATATTCAGGTATTAGGCTCATAAATTGTTTCTTTTCTAAAACGTCAAATTTATAAAATAATTCTTCGCTTTTGAGTCTTTCAACAATCAGATTAACGAAAGATTTTCTCGGGTTTCTTTTCATTTCAAGGTAAGTACTCATCCTCACCGAAATGTCATTGTCGTAAAAGAAGGGGGTTAAATCGCCTTCAATAGCAGAAAGTGCTTCCAATAGGCTCTTTTTTAGATTTTTGTCTACAGTCAGCTGAAGGTCTGTTAGGAAATCTTTTGCCTGACTGTATTTCCCAACTGATATAAACTCAAGACCGGCTATGAGGATTTTTTCGTTTTTCTTGTTAGTTATTATGTAATTTAATATTCTTTGTGGGTCAAAATTTTGCATGTTTATCATGGACCTGAATATGAGCTGTCTCTGACTCTTTTGGGGTAATTCCGTAGCAATTTTAAAAAGTGTAAGTGCTGCACTAGAATCAAGTCCTGTCAGGAATAATTCTAGCTCTTTTGGCCTATTATCGATGTGATTTTTGATTACATTTTCTATTAACGAGGGTTCGGAAAGCCTTTTTAGCAGTGAATCGATTGCCTTTGCTTTATCCGCATTTTCTAAATTTGCTTTCAGCGCCTTGAGGTCATGAATAACCCTGGATACCCTGCTTATACCCGAGTCATTTATCTCCAGCAGTATAAACTCCTCAATTGCTTTAAGCAGTGGCTCAATTTCTTCTGCCGCTTCCAATACTATGATGGTATAAAGGTAATGCAATACCTTTTCAAGATGGTTTGTTTCTCTTTCTTTTGAAATTTCTTCGCTCAGTTTTTGCTCTTCTTCGAAAGATATTGTAAAGACCTCCCTTGACTCGATTATGATTGGTATTTCAATGGTCGTTGAAATTTGGCCTTCAACTTCTACAGGTTCTGAGGTGGGCTCTGTTTCTTTGAGTTTTAAAAGATCCTGGTACGTTTCAGGTACTACTACATTTTGGTCTTGTAGAAATTCTGGCATGAACTCGAAGGTTATGCCGCTGTATTCCTTCTGATTTATCTCATATATTAGGGCAAATTTGTCCTTAGATATATAAGCGTTTTGAATTGCCTCAAAGAAATTTTGGAGATCTGTTGCTGTAATATCTGGAGTTATTGTAACACCTCTGATTCCGTGTTTATAAAGAACCCACGCTAAGTTGTCATCGTCCTCATTTTCTTTCCAAATAGTCTTCCCTTCGATGTTGAGAACTTCTCCCCTTTCTAAAACGAACTCTATGTTTTGTGCTTTAATACTTGTTTTTAAATTTTCCCACAGCTGAGTTAAAAAATATTTAGGTATTTCATGTCCTTTTGGATAAATTTTGTAGGCTCGGAAGGTCTTATTTAATAAATTGAATACACCTTTTATATCCACGTTCATATTGCTAAAATTTTATATCAAGTTTCACTTTTATTCAAGTTTTCAAGGTATGGGATTAGGTTGATATAATTGTACTTTCTCATCTCTTCTTGAATTTGTTTGATTTTGGCATTTCTGACAGTGGTATCTGAATCTTCAATAAAACCGTATTGGATCACGCTAAGCAATATTTTATAGATTGGGAGACGAAGAATATCAAGTTGAGCGAGAGTTTCCTCTGTTATTAGAAATTTCTCGAGCTTATCAATATCATTGTTATAGACAACATTTCCAAATTCGAAAATTATTGAACTTTCACGAATTGCCTTGATTTTGATATTATCTCTTCTTTGTCTCAAGATTTGATTCCCTTTATCCAAGCTTCCTTTGAGGTAATGGTAAATTAGCAGGACCGAATTGTAGTGGGCAAAGTCTAATATATTTTCAGTGCGTTCTGACAAAACGAAAAGCAGCCTATTTATAAGCTCGTCGATGGTTTCATCTTTCATTAAAGCCAGATATAGGAGGAGGGCATAGAGCAGTAAGATAAGTATTTCCGAGTTTGCGTATGCAAAATCGGCCTTCTTTAAGTAGTTAATGCCCATTTTTGGGTTTCCTGCAAGAAACTCAGTTATTCCTTTAAGAATTTCAAGCATGTTGTTTATTTTGTACCATTCGGGGTTTTCCGTGATTTTCAGTGTTGTGGGAAGTTCATCATAAAGATAGGTGTTACCTATGAATAGGTTCGTCGCCCACGAATAGATTCTATTCAAGTTTAATAGTTTTCTTTCTCCAATTTGCTGTAAGACTTCAATAGAAGATGCGAAGTTTGTTAAGGCACCAAACCTTTCCCCAAGGTATCCTAAATTTAGAACTCCCAAATTGTATAGAATATTCCCGCGGAAAAATTGGTTTGGTATCTCTTCGGCAATGCTTCGGGCCATATTTAGTAATTTTTGCGCCTGAGCAAATTCACCTTGCTCTCTCTTTACAATGGAATCAAAAATTAAGAGCCTCACGTAATTAATCTCGTCGTATTCTTTCTTTATAATATTTTTAGAAGCTTCGATTTTTTCACGCGCGGAATCATACTGGCTGGAATCCAAGAGGATCCTAATTTTGCTAAGCATGAACTCGGGAAAAGAGCGCTCGTCGACTTTGAACTCGATATCATCTAATAAAGTCAGTAAGTTATTCAC contains:
- the polX gene encoding DNA polymerase/3'-5' exonuclease PolX; this encodes MKINKVLAKKFEELANALDFLGENPFKVRAYLKVARVLEELPEDVTEIYKTQGFEGLERIPGIGEGIAKKIVEFIEKGTFEKYEEVMSKVPADLLKLMDVPGVGPRTLKLIYDKFKVTTMDEFIKILDDPRILTLPGMGEKKIENIKRGLELYLSMQERIPLGIAVNIVEDIIEYMKESKKVELISGCGSYRRMKETVGDIDILVVGEDGAKLIEHFTKFPSVTDVLASGDTKGSVIVEGKYQVDMRVVGRESWGAALQYFTGSKNHNIKLRTIAKAKGLKISEYGVFREEKLIAGAEEEDVYKSLGLPWIPPELREDQGEIEAAMSGDLPVLLGYNEVKGDLHVHSNYSDGTSSLEELVEFARKMGYQYLGICDHSRSAKYAGGLEIDELRERNREIDRINKSFKDFVLLKGAEVDILSDGQLDYPDEVLRELDFVVASIHIWKKNEDATQRIIKAMENPYVTIIGHPTGRLIGQREGYHVDIDTIIDKAVETKTFLEMNAYYERLDFNDVNARKAKEKGALLVINTDAHHVGQLPMIRLGIGQARRAWLGPQDVVNTRNLSEVVELLKIKFK
- a CDS encoding HD domain-containing phosphohydrolase, coding for MALFDENYLNRILVKLLAAYNNVKLYGSKHNVSEKSLDELFEILSEALKQSEEFNIVLRGLHIYIMGERLKISSTNFPVIKQIVDLFKEKEIGGLKISRNFTKQELGTFFEQLSKEGLKYENLKENLASMGIMSIKILPMLVQPTEIVDPKKRVKQVYFETINLVKNLSTQGSLSKPSYTKFTVGVLYLIDTLKTSESLLLGLTVVKNYDDFLYNHSVNTAILALSLGVRIGLKSKELLKLGQAALLHDIGMINIPRNILKKESLLTEEEWKIVRTHPINGFRITLDLMGLSEETAPILLSILEHQKGYDGSGYPDFIKNGISLYSRIIQIADFYDAVTTPRFYNPIPMSPAEAIAYLVKYSGKLFDPLLSKHFINLLGLYPMGSLVFLSTGEWGLVVGQPQDPEKLHKPVVLVIKDAEGKDQRHRTLDLSQSEIEIVKVESPWKYGIDPAEYLI